The following coding sequences are from one Candidatus Binataceae bacterium window:
- a CDS encoding 3-hydroxyacyl-CoA dehydrogenase gives MRLKDAVAIITGGGSGLGAATAREFVQHGAKIAIVDLPSSPGAKVAEELGARGLYIAADVVAGPEVETAVARAAEHFGTVHVAVNCAGIGRAQRTLTKEGPHSLDLFNKVIAVNLVGTFNMIRLAAAQMAKNRPNNEGERGVIINTASIAAYEGQIGQAAYSASKGGVVGLTLPVARDLASLGIRVCTIAPGIFETPMLGLLPDAARKALEASIPFPSRLGRPSEYAALARHIVENTMLNGETIRLDGALRMAPR, from the coding sequence ATGAGACTGAAAGACGCAGTGGCAATAATCACCGGCGGCGGGTCGGGGCTCGGCGCGGCGACCGCGCGCGAGTTCGTCCAGCACGGCGCGAAGATCGCGATTGTGGATCTGCCGTCGTCACCGGGCGCCAAGGTCGCCGAAGAGCTCGGCGCGCGGGGCCTGTACATCGCGGCCGACGTGGTCGCCGGCCCCGAGGTCGAAACCGCGGTCGCGCGCGCGGCCGAGCATTTCGGCACCGTGCACGTGGCGGTCAATTGCGCCGGCATCGGCCGCGCGCAGCGCACGCTGACCAAGGAAGGGCCGCACTCGCTCGACCTGTTCAACAAGGTGATCGCGGTCAACCTCGTCGGCACTTTCAACATGATCCGGCTTGCGGCGGCGCAGATGGCGAAGAACCGCCCCAACAACGAGGGCGAACGCGGTGTGATCATCAACACGGCTTCGATCGCGGCCTACGAGGGTCAGATCGGGCAGGCTGCTTACTCGGCGTCCAAGGGCGGAGTGGTCGGGCTGACGCTGCCGGTCGCGCGCGACCTGGCTTCGCTCGGCATCCGCGTGTGCACGATCGCGCCCGGAATTTTCGAGACCCCGATGCTCGGGCTGCTGCCCGACGCGGCGCGCAAGGCGCTGGAGGCGTCGATACCGTTTCCCTCACGGCTGGGGCGGCCGAGCGAATACGCGGCGCTGGCGCGCCATATCGTCGAGAACACGATGCTCAACGGCGAGACCATCCGCCTCGACGGCGCGCTGCGCATGGCCCCACGGTAG
- the polA gene encoding DNA polymerase I — protein sequence MAEERPTLYLIDGSGYVFRAFFALPQLTTSRGLPSNAVYGFIRMLLKLLKEERPSYIAVVFDSPRKTFRDDLFESYKATRAETPNDLSVQLPYIHRAVEAFRIKSLMVDGYEADDVIGTLAARAARRRFNTVIVTADKDFMQLVGPHVTLWDTMRDRRIGTREVRERLGVEPAAVVDVMALMGDPIDNVKGVPGIGEKTATALIRHFGSLDKLYANLDAVEATGIRGAKKVAALLAEHRADAELSRQLVRIDTDAPVAVEPEELTWRGIDEQAVSELLRELEFNSLLAELTPAQAGLPMSDGRERVVAGTELNAVLQRLSRAPRLALYLESDRGSDSAVRQSATAAAAASGSGEVDFGVPPHTGASTDAGKARLKLAAEGDAETFVLEARSIAAAAQLLGAATPAKGCHDLKQHLRALKRYGVELAGVDFDTMLAGFLVNPGRPEPSLSELYHDYLAPLGGTRAGGSEPELIAALRTALIPRLEADGLESLFREIELPVARVLAEMEETGIAVDAQALKAISAEFGAQLERLEEECYRLAGRRFNLNSPSQLRQVLFDELKLPVKGLKRTKSGTSTDAGTLEKLAAVHPLPKALLEYRAIAKLKSTYSDALPGLLDPATGRIHTSFHQALTATGRLSSTDPNLQNIPTRSEEGRRIRRAFVAAPGSLLLSADYSQIDLRVLAHLSGDATLIDAFRRGEDIHARTAAEVLGRRPEEIDAEGRRLAKVINFGIVYGMGPQRLAGELGIGLAEASEYIKRYFERLPGVHSYLEESLRLARERGWVATMYGRRRYLPELNSPQGGARSQAERIAINTPIQGTAADLIKLAMIRLDAAIKERKLASRMVLQVHDELLLEVPRVELETAAAAARREMESVAELRVPLRVELKWGPNWAELESREAS from the coding sequence ATGGCCGAGGAACGTCCGACACTTTACCTGATCGACGGCTCGGGCTACGTTTTCCGCGCTTTCTTCGCCCTGCCCCAGCTCACCACTTCGCGCGGCTTGCCCAGCAACGCGGTCTATGGCTTTATCCGAATGCTTCTGAAGCTGCTCAAGGAAGAGCGGCCGTCGTATATCGCGGTGGTCTTCGACTCGCCGCGCAAAACCTTCCGCGACGATCTCTTCGAGTCCTATAAGGCCACCCGCGCCGAGACGCCCAACGACCTCAGCGTCCAGCTCCCCTACATCCATCGCGCCGTCGAGGCCTTCCGCATCAAAAGCCTGATGGTCGACGGCTACGAAGCCGACGACGTGATTGGCACCTTGGCCGCGCGCGCCGCGCGCCGGCGCTTCAACACCGTGATCGTCACCGCGGACAAGGACTTCATGCAGCTCGTCGGGCCGCACGTCACCCTGTGGGACACGATGCGCGACCGGCGCATTGGCACCCGCGAAGTCCGCGAGCGGCTGGGCGTCGAGCCGGCGGCGGTGGTGGACGTGATGGCGCTGATGGGCGATCCGATCGACAACGTCAAGGGCGTGCCGGGAATCGGCGAGAAAACCGCCACTGCATTGATCAGGCACTTCGGATCGCTCGACAAGCTCTATGCCAACCTCGACGCAGTCGAGGCGACCGGAATCCGCGGCGCGAAGAAAGTCGCCGCGCTCCTGGCTGAGCATCGCGCCGACGCCGAACTTTCCCGCCAGCTCGTGCGTATCGATACCGACGCGCCGGTCGCCGTCGAACCCGAAGAGCTGACCTGGCGCGGAATCGACGAGCAGGCGGTGAGCGAGCTTCTGCGCGAGCTGGAGTTCAACTCGTTGCTCGCGGAGCTGACGCCGGCGCAGGCAGGGCTGCCGATGAGCGACGGGCGCGAGCGCGTGGTGGCCGGCACCGAATTGAACGCCGTGCTCCAACGGCTGTCGCGCGCGCCGCGTCTCGCGCTCTACCTGGAGTCGGACCGGGGTTCCGATTCGGCCGTGCGACAGTCGGCGACAGCGGCGGCCGCCGCGTCCGGCTCCGGCGAGGTTGACTTCGGCGTCCCGCCGCACACGGGCGCGTCTACCGACGCCGGCAAGGCGCGCCTCAAGCTGGCCGCCGAGGGCGACGCCGAAACCTTCGTGCTCGAAGCGCGCTCGATCGCCGCCGCGGCGCAGTTGCTCGGCGCCGCTACTCCTGCCAAGGGCTGCCATGATCTCAAGCAGCATCTGCGCGCGCTCAAGCGCTACGGGGTTGAACTTGCGGGCGTCGATTTCGACACCATGCTGGCAGGGTTCCTGGTCAACCCGGGCCGGCCCGAGCCGTCGCTTAGCGAGCTTTATCACGACTACCTCGCGCCGCTCGGGGGCACGCGGGCGGGCGGCTCGGAGCCCGAGCTTATCGCCGCGCTGCGCACGGCCCTGATACCGCGGCTGGAAGCCGATGGCCTGGAATCGCTGTTTCGCGAGATAGAGCTACCGGTGGCGCGGGTGCTGGCCGAGATGGAAGAGACTGGCATCGCGGTCGACGCGCAGGCGCTCAAGGCGATTTCGGCCGAGTTCGGCGCCCAACTGGAACGGCTGGAGGAGGAGTGCTACCGGCTGGCCGGCCGGCGCTTCAACCTCAACTCGCCGAGCCAGCTTCGCCAAGTCCTTTTCGACGAGCTCAAGCTGCCGGTCAAGGGACTCAAACGCACCAAGAGCGGAACCTCGACCGACGCCGGCACTCTGGAGAAGCTCGCCGCGGTTCACCCGCTGCCCAAGGCGCTGCTCGAGTACCGCGCGATCGCCAAGCTCAAATCAACTTACAGCGACGCGCTGCCCGGGCTGCTCGACCCCGCAACCGGCCGCATCCATACCTCGTTCCATCAGGCGCTGACGGCGACCGGCAGGCTGAGTTCGACCGATCCCAATCTGCAAAATATCCCGACCCGCAGCGAGGAAGGCCGCCGCATCCGGCGCGCCTTCGTCGCCGCGCCCGGATCCTTGCTGCTGTCAGCCGATTATTCGCAGATTGACCTGCGCGTGCTCGCCCATCTCTCCGGCGACGCCACGCTGATCGACGCCTTTCGCCGCGGCGAGGACATCCATGCGCGCACTGCGGCCGAGGTCCTGGGACGCAGGCCCGAGGAGATCGATGCCGAGGGGCGGCGCCTGGCCAAGGTCATAAACTTTGGCATCGTCTACGGGATGGGGCCACAGCGATTGGCGGGCGAGCTGGGAATCGGGCTGGCCGAGGCCTCGGAATACATCAAGCGCTACTTCGAACGTCTGCCCGGGGTCCACTCGTATCTCGAGGAGTCGTTGCGCCTGGCGCGCGAGCGAGGATGGGTGGCAACGATGTACGGGCGGCGTAGATACCTACCGGAGCTGAACTCGCCGCAGGGCGGCGCCCGCTCGCAGGCGGAGCGAATAGCGATCAACACGCCTATCCAGGGAACGGCGGCGGATCTGATAAAACTTGCGATGATCCGGCTCGACGCGGCGATTAAAGAACGAAAATTGGCATCGCGGATGGTGCTTCAGGTCCACGACGAGCTGCTGCTCGAGGTCCCGCGCGTCGAACTTGAAACGGCGGCGGCGGCCGCTCGTCGGGAGATGGAGAGCGTGGCCGAATTGCGGGTTCCGCTGCGGGTCGAGCTTAAATGGGGGCCCAATTGGGCCGAATTGGAAAGTCGGGAAGCATCGTAG
- a CDS encoding sigma-70 family RNA polymerase sigma factor codes for MKKPKRPDGDEAELIERATKGDTRAFGALVERYQRRVVGVALAVVHNQEDALELAQETFIRAYENLRKFESRSSFSTWLYRIAANLAIDFRRREVRHPTVRGEEAENEMRRLPSGLGDSFKAAERGEVGRRIDAALRELTPEHRAVILLREVEGLSYDEISEVMQCPRGTVMSRLHYARNHLRELLKDLGED; via the coding sequence TTGAAGAAGCCAAAGCGCCCAGACGGTGACGAAGCCGAGCTCATCGAGCGGGCCACAAAGGGGGACACCAGGGCTTTCGGCGCCTTGGTCGAGCGATATCAGCGGCGGGTGGTGGGTGTCGCGCTGGCAGTCGTGCACAACCAAGAGGACGCGCTCGAATTGGCCCAGGAAACCTTCATCCGCGCCTACGAGAACCTGCGCAAGTTCGAATCGCGTTCGAGTTTCTCGACTTGGCTATACCGGATCGCCGCCAATCTGGCAATCGACTTCCGCCGCCGCGAAGTGCGCCATCCGACCGTCCGCGGCGAGGAAGCCGAAAACGAGATGCGTCGGCTGCCCAGCGGGCTTGGCGATTCGTTCAAGGCCGCTGAGCGCGGCGAAGTCGGTCGGCGCATCGACGCCGCGCTCAGAGAGTTGACGCCGGAACATCGGGCCGTGATACTCCTACGAGAGGTTGAAGGCCTGTCGTACGACGAAATAAGCGAAGTGATGCAGTGCCCGCGGGGAACCGTGATGAGCCGGTTGCATTACGCGCGCAACCACCTGCGCGAGCTCCTCAAGGATTTAGGCGAGGACTAG
- a CDS encoding ATP-binding cassette domain-containing protein — protein MIEVNHLTKRYGDFVAIRDVSFKAEKGSILGFLGPNGAGKTTTMRIITGFMPATSGTVLVDGLDIFHQSLEARRRIGYLPESPPLYADMRVEPYLRYVGKLRGLRRSELEGALERVLKVCGLSDMANRICGQLSKGYRQRVGLAQAIIHNPPVLVLDEPTIGLDPRQIHEIRGLIRGLAGQHTIVLSTHILPEVSQICDRVVIINAGHVVLEESLDALPAGKSLEEVFLEAISREEGHEPAEAEETLEEVGAGHG, from the coding sequence ATGATCGAGGTCAACCACCTCACCAAGCGCTACGGCGACTTCGTCGCCATCCGCGACGTCTCTTTCAAGGCCGAAAAGGGTTCGATCCTGGGCTTTCTCGGCCCCAACGGCGCAGGCAAGACCACCACGATGCGCATTATCACCGGCTTTATGCCGGCGACTTCGGGCACCGTGCTGGTGGATGGGCTGGACATCTTTCACCAGTCGCTGGAGGCGCGCCGGCGTATCGGCTACCTACCCGAGTCGCCGCCGCTGTACGCGGACATGCGGGTCGAGCCTTATCTGCGCTATGTGGGCAAGCTGCGCGGGCTGCGGCGCTCGGAGCTGGAGGGGGCGCTCGAGCGTGTGCTGAAAGTTTGCGGGCTGAGCGATATGGCCAATCGCATCTGCGGCCAGCTCTCCAAGGGCTATCGCCAGCGGGTGGGGCTGGCGCAGGCGATTATCCACAACCCTCCGGTGCTCGTGCTCGACGAGCCGACGATCGGCCTTGACCCGCGCCAGATCCACGAGATTCGCGGGCTCATCCGCGGCCTCGCCGGCCAGCACACGATCGTGCTCTCAACCCACATCCTGCCCGAGGTCTCGCAGATCTGCGACCGCGTGGTGATAATCAACGCCGGCCACGTCGTGCTCGAAGAGAGCCTTGACGCGCTGCCGGCCGGCAAATCGCTCGAAGAGGTCTTTCTCGAGGCCATTTCGCGAGAGGAAGGTCACGAGCCGGCGGAAGCCGAAGAGACGCTGGAGGAGGTCGGGGCGGGGCACGGCTAG
- a CDS encoding HAMP domain-containing sensor histidine kinase, protein MPRPWRNSLFGRKLAPEQIASAEELKAAFLVNVNHQIRNPLNIIAGHAELLSDRVSAGDHESAKSLTAIVGATRQLERNLRAIIDLSRLESGMFRIAPVSLEILSRIRWELLEVQPEAENKGLRINLHAPDSKLIISIDEYCFTHALANVLDNAMNYTEHGAITVRVGRGQEDVLVEVEDTGVGIDPADLPKLFRPFSRGRHSAANPYGMGLGLALAKRYLALNGADLLTRSRRGAGSVFTIRLPASASSWGRGNGST, encoded by the coding sequence ATGCCTAGGCCATGGCGAAATTCCCTGTTTGGCCGCAAACTCGCGCCGGAACAAATCGCGAGCGCCGAGGAACTGAAGGCCGCGTTCCTCGTCAACGTCAATCACCAAATCCGCAATCCACTGAATATTATCGCCGGCCATGCAGAGTTGCTGAGCGATCGCGTTTCGGCCGGAGATCATGAGAGTGCAAAATCGCTCACTGCGATTGTTGGTGCCACGCGGCAACTCGAACGAAACCTGCGCGCGATTATTGATCTGTCCCGGCTGGAAAGCGGAATGTTCAGAATCGCGCCGGTCTCGCTAGAAATCTTATCGCGGATTAGATGGGAGCTTCTCGAAGTTCAGCCGGAGGCCGAGAACAAGGGCCTCCGCATAAACTTGCACGCGCCGGATTCCAAACTCATCATCAGCATCGACGAATACTGCTTTACGCATGCGCTAGCCAATGTGCTCGACAACGCAATGAATTACACTGAACACGGCGCCATTACTGTGAGGGTTGGCAGGGGGCAGGAAGACGTTCTTGTGGAGGTCGAAGACACCGGAGTCGGCATTGATCCCGCTGACCTACCCAAGCTGTTTCGGCCTTTCTCGCGTGGTCGGCACAGCGCGGCAAATCCATACGGCATGGGATTGGGACTGGCGCTGGCCAAGCGCTACCTCGCGCTCAACGGCGCGGACCTGTTGACGAGAAGCCGGCGGGGCGCGGGCAGCGTGTTCACTATCCGCTTGCCGGCTTCGGCCAGCAGTTGGGGCCGCGGCAACGGATCGACCTGA
- a CDS encoding zf-HC2 domain-containing protein, producing MAQCSEIDPLLGAFDDGELEAHEMREVARHLAHCAACEETLAAYGNLGRLLRDAAPVPPLDGFARAVQSRIERLRPPMRVRLGRWLETMGERFGAAAGLALAAAVLAVVIVTPLARNLLGSGDQAIQVAMREASTVASEAAPAAENLAAAARSEPSTIISQLETSNPDVAVWSEPAQDTTVIWLPDRQP from the coding sequence ATGGCCCAATGTAGCGAGATCGACCCGCTCCTCGGCGCCTTCGACGACGGCGAACTAGAAGCGCACGAGATGCGCGAGGTCGCCCGCCATCTTGCTCACTGCGCAGCCTGTGAAGAGACCCTGGCGGCATACGGTAACCTTGGACGTCTGCTGCGCGACGCCGCGCCGGTGCCGCCCCTCGACGGTTTTGCACGGGCCGTGCAGAGCCGCATCGAGCGCCTGCGCCCGCCGATGCGCGTCCGACTCGGCCGCTGGCTTGAAACGATGGGTGAGCGCTTCGGCGCCGCCGCCGGACTGGCGCTCGCAGCGGCAGTGCTTGCGGTGGTGATCGTGACGCCGCTGGCGCGCAATCTGCTCGGTTCGGGCGACCAAGCGATCCAGGTCGCCATGCGCGAGGCCAGCACGGTCGCCAGCGAGGCCGCGCCGGCGGCCGAAAATCTGGCCGCCGCCGCGCGCAGCGAGCCGAGCACGATAATCTCGCAACTCGAAACCTCTAACCCTGACGTCGCCGTGTGGAGCGAGCCAGCTCAGGACACCACCGTCATTTGGCTTCCCGATCGGCAGCCCTGA
- a CDS encoding ABC transporter permease subunit: MRNALTIAGKELASYFVQPVAYVVLTVFVLLAGYFFFALVKQFDEMIQVYTAMSNMEAMHHLNLNIQVINPLLHNMSVVMVILVPAITMRTFAEEKRTGTYEFLLTAPIRTGEIVAGKFIAAAAFVLIMVGLIWIFPLILMVFGDPEVGVMGAGYLALALLGVCFVSIGLFTSSLTQNQIIAAISCLGILLLLYVISWPLQAGGGALGDLLRYLSLPQHFSEMVRGVIDTSDLVYFCTLIFVALFLTQRSVESARWR, encoded by the coding sequence ATGCGAAACGCGCTGACGATCGCGGGCAAGGAGCTGGCGAGCTACTTCGTGCAGCCCGTCGCCTATGTGGTGCTGACGGTCTTCGTGCTGTTGGCGGGCTACTTTTTCTTCGCCCTGGTCAAGCAATTCGACGAGATGATCCAGGTCTATACCGCCATGTCGAACATGGAGGCGATGCATCATCTCAACCTCAACATTCAGGTGATCAACCCCCTGCTGCATAACATGTCGGTGGTGATGGTGATCCTGGTGCCGGCGATCACGATGCGCACGTTCGCCGAGGAGAAGCGCACCGGGACCTATGAATTCCTGCTCACCGCGCCGATCCGCACCGGCGAGATCGTCGCCGGCAAGTTCATCGCGGCCGCGGCCTTCGTCCTCATCATGGTCGGGCTGATCTGGATCTTTCCCCTCATCTTGATGGTGTTCGGCGATCCGGAGGTCGGAGTGATGGGCGCGGGTTATCTCGCGCTCGCGCTGCTCGGCGTATGCTTCGTGTCGATCGGATTGTTCACGTCCTCGCTGACGCAGAACCAGATTATCGCCGCGATAAGCTGCCTCGGAATCCTGCTGCTGCTGTACGTGATCTCGTGGCCGTTGCAGGCGGGCGGCGGTGCGCTCGGCGACCTGCTGCGCTATCTCTCGCTGCCGCAGCATTTCAGCGAGATGGTGCGCGGAGTGATCGACACCAGCGATCTGGTTTATTTCTGCACCCTCATCTTCGTGGCATTGTTCCTGACCCAGCGCTCGGTCGAGTCGGCGCGTTGGCGGTAG